From Microlunatus capsulatus, a single genomic window includes:
- a CDS encoding sensor histidine kinase has translation MTETGAELPARRRRPPRRVSVRMRILSAVLVTTALGMVSAGTVSYLLARHSTFEGIQKALSQENEEINTVSALAADGGAGRVIRGPSDVLFVAIKRSVPDPGEGIMGLVDGEVAWVPTSSDAFQLSLAADPELVRAASAAEPGQPVAVREIRTAAHPRMAYISVPIQVEGSAGLGHYVAAVDVRAALAPVNRTHLTYAVVCLLALGVVALVGYQVAGRLLSPLRALRRTAQRISDTDLSDRIPAEQLSSHDEVADLGHTMNAMLDRLSASFDTQRRMLDDAGHELRTPITIVRGHLELVDTADPDDVARTRDLAIDELDRMQRLVDELMVLAKARRPDFVRLTPTGVAELLFSVFDKVTTLGDRRWTLDDSPEEVAWVDPQRVTQALVQLAANAVKFTPPGGVVALGGRVRGDELLLWVRDEGVGIDPAEQSTVFERFGRGSQRPSGPDPGAGLGLAIVSAIAEAHHGRVDLESAPGRGSTFTLVLPRQPGAVSATTPTTSKEPAWQPS, from the coding sequence ATGACCGAGACCGGCGCCGAGCTGCCCGCCCGCCGCCGGAGGCCGCCCCGCCGGGTCTCGGTGCGGATGCGGATCCTCTCCGCCGTCCTCGTCACCACCGCGCTCGGGATGGTCAGCGCGGGCACCGTCTCCTACCTGCTGGCGCGGCACTCCACCTTCGAGGGGATCCAGAAGGCCCTCAGCCAGGAGAACGAGGAGATCAACACGGTCTCGGCCCTGGCCGCCGACGGCGGGGCCGGCCGGGTCATCCGGGGTCCCAGCGACGTCCTGTTCGTGGCCATCAAGCGCTCGGTGCCCGACCCGGGGGAGGGGATCATGGGCCTGGTCGACGGCGAGGTGGCCTGGGTGCCGACCTCCAGCGACGCCTTCCAGCTGAGCCTGGCCGCCGACCCCGAGCTGGTGCGCGCGGCCTCGGCGGCCGAACCCGGCCAGCCGGTCGCGGTCCGCGAGATCCGCACCGCGGCCCACCCGCGGATGGCCTACATCTCCGTGCCGATCCAGGTGGAGGGCTCCGCCGGCCTCGGCCACTACGTCGCCGCCGTCGACGTCCGGGCCGCGCTGGCGCCGGTCAACCGGACCCACCTCACCTACGCCGTCGTCTGCCTGCTGGCCCTCGGGGTGGTGGCGCTGGTCGGCTACCAGGTGGCCGGGCGGCTGCTCTCCCCGCTCCGCGCCCTGCGCCGGACCGCCCAGCGGATCAGCGACACCGACCTCAGCGACCGGATCCCGGCCGAGCAGCTGTCGAGCCACGACGAGGTCGCCGACCTGGGCCACACGATGAACGCGATGCTCGACCGGCTGTCGGCCTCCTTCGACACCCAGCGGCGGATGCTCGACGACGCCGGGCACGAGCTGCGGACCCCGATCACCATCGTCCGCGGGCACCTGGAGCTCGTCGACACCGCCGACCCCGACGACGTCGCCCGCACCCGCGACCTGGCCATCGACGAGCTGGACCGCATGCAGCGGCTGGTCGACGAGCTCATGGTGCTGGCCAAGGCCCGCCGCCCCGACTTCGTCCGGCTCACCCCGACCGGGGTGGCCGAGCTGCTGTTCTCGGTCTTCGACAAGGTGACGACGCTGGGGGACCGCCGCTGGACGCTGGACGACTCGCCGGAGGAGGTCGCCTGGGTGGACCCGCAGCGCGTCACCCAGGCCCTGGTCCAGCTGGCCGCGAACGCGGTGAAGTTCACCCCGCCCGGCGGCGTCGTCGCCCTCGGCGGCCGGGTGCGCGGGGACGAGCTGCTGCTCTGGGTGCGCGACGAGGGCGTCGGCATCGACCCGGCCGAGCAGAGCACGGTCTTCGAGCGCTTCGGCCGCGGCTCCCAGCGCCCGAGCGGGCCCGACCCGGGAGCCGGGCTGGGGCTGGCCATCGTCAGCGCCATCGCCGAGGCCCACCACGGCCGGGTCGACCTCGAGAGCGCCCCCGGCCGCGGGTCCACGTTCACCCTCGTGCTGCCCCGACAGCCCGGCGCCGTCAGCGCCACCACGCCCACCACCAGCAAGGAGCCGGCATGGCAGCCATCCTGA
- a CDS encoding DEAD/DEAH box helicase, whose protein sequence is MANPAMDDDLSAPRSPAEAYSRFRDRQSSPLLTRFADGYGFAFDDYQREACTHVENGSGVLVAAPTGAGKTIVGEFAVFLALEEGRKCFYTTPIKALSNQKYADLVRRHGSANVGLLTGDSSVNPEAPVVVMTTEVLRNMIYARSSTLANLGYVVMDEVHYLADRFRGAVWEEVIIGLAESVQVVALSATVSNAEEFGEWLSAVRGEMAVVVSERRPVPLFQHVMVGRTIYDLFADDAPTAVAAPKGREPEVNPALVKVARDESRYVRDDSRRPRGRNGKGKRTVAYGSGAYGGGAARSRNESVRTDAVGRRPRSLAAPSRAEMVEQLDSEGLLPAIVFIFSRVGCDGAVRQLLASGVRLTTREAQVEISAILERHVSGLSPSDLRALDYDRFAEALVRGIAAHHAGMLPAFKECVEEAFVRGLIKVVFATETLALGINMPARSVVLEKLVKYNGETHADITPGEYTQLTGRAGRRGIDVEGHAVVLWQPGLDPRAVAGLASRRTYPLRSSFAPTYNMAVNLVGSVGRERARTLLEQSFAQFQSDRSVVGLARSLAKNTEAIRGYLEQAQCDKGDFTEYARLRAEVTELEAAAARERRTDRQAEAVQVLLTLKPGDILRVPSGKSQGWVVVIDPSTRVENQGPRPMVMTDDRQVRRLSVTDFPQPPVVVGRMRVPKHFNPKEPASRRNLSAAFRSKLAEVDLTPTRRRGPAAEGDLVEEIATLRDTLRRHPCHLCPDREAHARWAERALRLERENARTQERAATRTNTIATHFDKICLVLESQGYLSGDGQSRVTDAGRMLARIYAELDLVAAECIRDGVFDDLSAPQLAAVLSSLVFQARRSDDGARRPRMPDHASNEAMTEVRRIWRTVSLVERDARLPRAPEPDMGFSEIAYGWAAGRSLAQVLSDTDLTAGDFVRWVRQVTDFAGQIADAAGPGPLREVAHEVVRSMRRGVVTYSADDDEPADDLSGADLP, encoded by the coding sequence ATGGCCAACCCCGCGATGGACGACGACCTCAGCGCTCCCCGCAGCCCGGCGGAGGCCTACAGCAGGTTCCGGGACCGGCAGTCCTCCCCCCTGCTGACCCGCTTCGCCGACGGCTACGGCTTCGCCTTCGACGACTACCAGCGCGAGGCCTGCACCCACGTCGAGAACGGCTCCGGCGTGCTGGTCGCCGCCCCCACCGGGGCGGGCAAGACGATCGTCGGCGAGTTCGCCGTCTTCCTGGCCCTCGAGGAGGGCCGCAAGTGCTTCTACACCACGCCCATCAAGGCGCTCTCCAACCAGAAGTACGCCGACCTCGTCCGCCGGCACGGGTCGGCCAACGTCGGCCTGCTGACCGGTGACTCCTCGGTCAACCCCGAGGCCCCGGTCGTCGTGATGACCACCGAGGTGCTGCGCAACATGATCTACGCGCGCTCCTCGACGCTGGCCAACCTCGGCTACGTGGTGATGGACGAGGTGCACTACCTCGCCGACCGGTTCCGCGGGGCGGTCTGGGAGGAGGTGATCATCGGGCTGGCGGAGTCGGTCCAGGTGGTCGCCCTCTCGGCCACGGTGAGCAACGCCGAGGAGTTCGGCGAGTGGCTCTCCGCCGTCCGCGGCGAGATGGCCGTCGTCGTCTCCGAGCGCCGGCCGGTCCCGCTGTTCCAGCACGTGATGGTGGGCCGCACCATCTACGACCTCTTCGCCGACGACGCCCCCACCGCGGTGGCCGCCCCCAAGGGCCGCGAGCCCGAGGTCAACCCCGCCCTGGTCAAGGTGGCCCGCGACGAGTCCCGCTACGTGCGCGACGACTCCCGGCGCCCCCGCGGGCGCAACGGCAAAGGCAAGCGGACCGTCGCCTACGGCAGCGGCGCGTACGGCGGCGGGGCCGCCCGCTCCCGCAACGAGAGCGTGCGCACCGACGCCGTCGGCCGCCGGCCCCGCTCGCTGGCCGCGCCCAGCCGGGCCGAGATGGTCGAGCAGCTGGACTCCGAGGGGCTGCTGCCCGCCATCGTCTTCATCTTCAGCCGGGTCGGCTGCGACGGCGCCGTCCGCCAGCTGCTCGCCTCCGGCGTGCGGCTCACCACCCGCGAGGCGCAGGTCGAGATCTCGGCCATCCTCGAGCGGCACGTCTCCGGGCTCAGCCCCTCCGACCTGCGCGCCCTGGACTACGACCGCTTCGCCGAGGCGCTGGTCCGGGGGATCGCCGCCCACCACGCCGGGATGCTGCCGGCGTTCAAGGAGTGCGTCGAGGAGGCCTTCGTCCGCGGCCTGATCAAGGTCGTCTTCGCCACCGAGACGCTGGCCCTGGGCATCAACATGCCGGCCCGCAGCGTCGTGCTGGAGAAGCTCGTCAAGTACAACGGCGAGACCCACGCCGACATCACCCCCGGTGAGTACACCCAGCTGACCGGCCGCGCCGGCCGCCGCGGGATCGACGTCGAGGGGCACGCCGTCGTCCTGTGGCAGCCCGGGCTGGACCCGCGCGCCGTCGCCGGCCTGGCCTCGCGCCGCACCTACCCGCTGCGCTCGTCCTTCGCGCCCACCTACAACATGGCCGTCAACCTCGTCGGCAGCGTCGGGCGCGAGCGTGCCCGGACCCTGCTCGAGCAGTCCTTCGCGCAGTTCCAGTCCGACCGCTCCGTCGTCGGGCTCGCCCGCTCGCTGGCCAAGAACACCGAGGCCATCCGCGGGTACCTCGAGCAGGCGCAGTGCGACAAGGGCGACTTCACCGAGTACGCCCGGCTGCGGGCCGAGGTCACCGAGCTCGAGGCCGCCGCCGCCCGCGAGCGCCGGACCGACCGGCAGGCCGAGGCGGTCCAGGTGCTGCTCACCCTCAAGCCGGGCGACATCCTGCGCGTGCCGAGCGGCAAGAGCCAGGGCTGGGTCGTCGTCATCGACCCCAGCACGCGCGTCGAGAACCAGGGCCCCCGCCCGATGGTGATGACCGACGACCGGCAGGTCCGCCGGCTCTCGGTCACCGACTTCCCGCAGCCGCCGGTGGTCGTCGGCCGGATGCGGGTGCCCAAGCACTTCAACCCGAAGGAGCCGGCCTCGCGCCGCAACCTGTCGGCGGCCTTCCGCAGCAAGCTCGCCGAGGTCGACCTGACGCCGACCCGCCGTCGCGGTCCGGCGGCCGAGGGCGACCTGGTCGAGGAGATCGCGACGCTGCGCGACACCCTGCGCCGGCACCCCTGCCACCTGTGCCCCGACCGCGAGGCGCACGCCCGCTGGGCCGAGCGCGCGCTGCGGCTGGAGCGGGAGAACGCCCGCACCCAGGAGCGGGCCGCCACGCGGACCAACACCATCGCCACCCACTTCGACAAGATCTGCCTGGTCCTGGAGTCGCAGGGCTACCTCAGCGGCGACGGCCAGAGCCGGGTGACCGACGCCGGCCGGATGCTCGCCCGGATCTACGCCGAGCTGGACCTCGTCGCCGCCGAGTGCATCCGCGACGGCGTCTTCGACGACCTCTCCGCGCCCCAGCTGGCCGCCGTGCTGTCGTCGCTGGTCTTCCAGGCCCGCCGCAGCGACGACGGCGCCCGCCGGCCGCGGATGCCCGACCACGCCAGCAACGAGGCGATGACCGAGGTGCGCCGCATCTGGCGCACGGTCTCCCTCGTCGAGCGCGACGCCCGGCTGCCCCGGGCGCCCGAGCCCGACATGGGCTTCAGCGAGATCGCCTACGGCTGGGCCGCCGGCCGATCCCTGGCGCAGGTGCTCTCCGACACCGACCTCACCGCGGGGGACTTCGTCCGCTGGGTCCGCCAGGTCACCGACTTCGCCGGGCAGATCGCCGACGCCGCCGGGCCGGGCCCGCTGCGCGAGGTGGCCCACGAGGTCGTCCGGTCGATGCGCCGCGGCGTCGTCACCTACTCCGCGGACGACGACGAGCCGGCCGACGACCTGAGCGGCGCCGACCTGCCCTGA
- a CDS encoding calcium-binding protein — MNATTTARIRRSLAAGSITLLGASALWLGATGPAAAATYTCHGAKATIVGTGASDEIEGTSGRDVIVGLGGSDEIDGNGGNDIICGGSGNDEIDGSGGDDWIDGGAGHDEIDGESGNDTLYGSTGKDVLEGGSGKDRLDGGTNNDHLQGDSGADSLFGRSGHDLLEGGTASDKLNGGADSDSIHQRYASERTEDRWESRYGRDD; from the coding sequence ATGAACGCCACCACCACCGCCCGCATCCGCCGCAGCCTCGCCGCCGGCAGCATCACCCTGCTGGGCGCCTCGGCCCTCTGGCTCGGCGCCACCGGACCGGCAGCGGCCGCCACCTACACCTGCCACGGCGCGAAGGCGACGATCGTCGGCACCGGCGCCAGCGACGAGATCGAGGGCACCTCGGGCCGCGACGTCATCGTCGGCCTCGGCGGCTCCGACGAGATCGACGGCAACGGCGGGAACGACATCATCTGCGGCGGCAGCGGCAACGACGAGATCGACGGCAGCGGCGGCGACGACTGGATCGACGGCGGCGCCGGGCACGACGAGATCGACGGGGAGTCGGGGAACGACACCCTCTACGGCAGCACCGGCAAGGACGTGCTCGAGGGCGGCTCGGGCAAGGACCGCCTCGACGGCGGCACCAACAACGACCACCTGCAGGGCGACTCGGGCGCCGACAGCCTCTTCGGCCGCTCGGGCCACGACCTGCTCGAGGGCGGCACGGCCAGCGACAAGCTGAACGGCGGCGCCGACAGCGACTCGATCCACCAGCGCTACGCCTCCGAGCGCACCGAGGACCGCTGGGAGTCCCGCTACGGCCGCGACGACTGA
- a CDS encoding response regulator gives MITAVVGDDHPVVREGVVRMLAASGEVEVLGECGDGGQLLELVRRLRPQVAVSDYRMPGLDGAAVAEAVRDEGLGTRVLVLSAYTEASIVFTALQRGAAGFLSKEAGRREVLQAIRDVAAGRDVVAPELAAALVGEIRLRSDTGRPRLSGREREVLTAIAAGKSAPQMSVEMHLALSTVKTHIQRLYERLGVADRGAAVAEAMRRGIIS, from the coding sequence ATGATCACCGCGGTCGTGGGTGACGACCACCCGGTGGTGCGGGAGGGCGTCGTCCGGATGCTCGCCGCCAGCGGCGAGGTCGAGGTGCTCGGCGAGTGCGGCGACGGCGGCCAGCTGCTGGAGCTGGTGCGGCGGCTGCGACCGCAGGTGGCGGTGAGCGACTACCGGATGCCCGGCCTCGACGGCGCCGCGGTGGCCGAGGCCGTCCGTGACGAGGGCCTGGGCACCCGGGTGCTCGTGCTCTCGGCGTACACGGAGGCCTCGATCGTGTTCACCGCGCTGCAGCGCGGCGCCGCCGGGTTCCTGTCCAAGGAGGCCGGCCGGCGCGAGGTCCTGCAGGCCATCCGCGACGTCGCCGCCGGCCGGGACGTCGTCGCCCCCGAGCTCGCCGCCGCCCTCGTCGGGGAGATCAGGCTGCGCTCCGACACCGGACGGCCCCGGCTCAGCGGGCGGGAGCGCGAGGTGCTCACGGCCATCGCCGCCGGCAAGAGCGCACCGCAGATGTCGGTCGAGATGCACCTCGCGCTGTCCACGGTGAAGACCCACATCCAGCGCCTCTACGAGCGGCTGGGGGTGGCCGACCGGGGCGCGGCCGTGGCCGAGGCCATGCGCCGCGGGATCATCTCGTGA
- a CDS encoding response regulator transcription factor, with protein sequence MAAILIAEDEARIAAFVDKGLRAAGHATTVAGDGRLALEHAASGQFDLMVLDIGLPGMSGFEVLEALRGQGSSLPVIILTARDSVTDTVAGLEGGADDYMAKPFRFEELLARVRIRLRDSVTTPSTVLSHGSLSLDVRTRIASVGDARVELSAREFALLEMFLQHPGQVLSREQLLSRVWGYDFDPGSNVVDVYVRYVRNKIGSQLIETVRGAGYRLGR encoded by the coding sequence ATGGCAGCCATCCTGATCGCCGAGGACGAGGCGCGGATCGCCGCGTTCGTCGACAAGGGCCTCCGTGCCGCCGGGCACGCGACGACGGTCGCCGGGGACGGCCGGCTGGCGCTCGAGCACGCGGCCTCGGGCCAGTTCGACCTCATGGTCCTCGACATCGGCCTGCCGGGGATGAGCGGCTTCGAGGTGCTGGAGGCGCTGCGCGGGCAGGGCTCGAGCCTGCCGGTCATCATCCTCACGGCGCGCGACTCGGTGACCGACACGGTCGCGGGGCTGGAGGGCGGGGCGGACGACTACATGGCCAAGCCGTTCCGCTTCGAGGAGCTGCTGGCCCGGGTCCGGATCCGGCTGCGGGACAGCGTCACGACGCCGTCGACCGTGCTCAGCCACGGGTCGCTGTCCCTGGACGTCCGGACCCGGATCGCCTCGGTGGGCGACGCCCGGGTCGAGCTCTCGGCGCGCGAGTTCGCGCTGCTCGAGATGTTCCTGCAGCACCCCGGCCAGGTCCTCAGCCGGGAGCAGCTGCTGTCCCGGGTGTGGGGCTACGACTTCGACCCGGGGTCCAACGTCGTCGACGTCTACGTGCGCTACGTGCGCAACAAGATCGGGAGCCAGCTCATCGAGACGGTCCGCGGGGCGGGCTACCGGCTCGGGCGCTGA
- a CDS encoding sensor histidine kinase produces the protein MSLPAAPLAAGAGLQSLTTGSARVTALLRLPLVGLALLVGPVVDEPALARTPYLAVLGAFAGWALLVLVWSFGRPAPRWAGPLTTVVDLTAVVTLAALSGGATSYLTPIFYAYPVLVVFQYRPLLSGVVSGSIALAYLAVWLENLGRSGGPSLPGVVWLHFGLLSWLALCSTALTVVLTRRSRAAVDLLTLQQRVTAESLAAVQRHDAALAEQLHDGPLQELIAVRRNLEQLDETDGTPGLRAQLVAQSDDLLRSTIRSLRGTVTSLHPQVLAQLGLAPALRELGGQVARRSGLRVHVDAVDAGAPGTTPTEEALVYGAARELLGNVEKHAHAGEVHVRLSRHPAGLRLEVQDDGVGLSPTATRDKVATGHIGLASYTTRLAASGGRLVVGTAPGGGTRAVVTLPSPAGSARAQGRSAPLRSSAGSSSSAE, from the coding sequence GTGAGCCTCCCGGCGGCGCCGCTCGCCGCCGGCGCCGGCCTGCAGTCGCTCACCACCGGGTCGGCCCGGGTCACCGCGCTGCTCCGGCTCCCGCTGGTCGGGCTCGCCCTGCTGGTCGGCCCCGTCGTCGACGAGCCCGCCCTCGCCCGGACGCCCTACCTCGCCGTCCTCGGCGCCTTCGCCGGCTGGGCGCTGCTGGTGCTCGTCTGGTCGTTCGGGCGGCCCGCCCCGCGCTGGGCCGGGCCGCTCACCACGGTCGTCGACCTCACGGCGGTGGTCACGCTCGCCGCCCTCTCCGGCGGGGCGACGTCCTACCTGACGCCGATCTTCTACGCCTACCCGGTGCTCGTCGTGTTCCAGTACCGGCCGCTGCTCAGCGGGGTGGTCAGCGGCTCCATCGCCCTGGCCTACCTCGCCGTCTGGCTGGAGAACCTCGGCCGCTCGGGCGGGCCCTCCCTGCCCGGGGTGGTCTGGCTGCACTTCGGCCTGCTCAGCTGGCTGGCGCTGTGCAGCACCGCGCTGACCGTCGTGCTGACCCGCCGCTCGCGGGCGGCGGTCGACCTGCTGACCCTGCAGCAGCGGGTGACGGCGGAGTCGCTGGCCGCGGTCCAGCGCCACGACGCCGCCCTGGCCGAGCAGCTGCACGACGGCCCGCTCCAGGAGCTCATCGCCGTCCGTCGCAACCTGGAGCAGCTGGACGAGACCGACGGGACGCCGGGCCTGCGCGCCCAGCTGGTCGCCCAGTCCGACGACCTGCTGCGCAGCACCATCCGGTCGCTGCGCGGGACGGTGACCTCGCTGCACCCGCAGGTCCTCGCCCAGCTGGGACTGGCTCCCGCCCTCCGCGAGCTCGGGGGCCAGGTGGCCAGGCGCAGCGGGCTCCGGGTGCACGTCGACGCCGTGGACGCCGGCGCGCCCGGGACGACGCCGACCGAGGAGGCCCTCGTCTACGGCGCCGCCCGCGAGCTGCTGGGCAACGTCGAGAAGCACGCCCACGCCGGCGAGGTGCACGTCCGGCTGAGCCGGCACCCGGCCGGCCTGCGGCTGGAGGTGCAGGACGACGGCGTCGGGCTGAGCCCGACGGCGACCCGCGACAAGGTCGCCACCGGGCACATCGGCCTGGCCTCCTACACGACCCGGCTGGCCGCGTCGGGCGGTCGGCTGGTGGTCGGCACCGCACCGGGCGGCGGCACGCGGGCCGTCGTCACGCTGCCGTCGCCGGCCGGGTCGGCCCGGGCTCAGGGCAGGTCGGCGCCGCTCAGGTCGTCGGCCGGCTCGTCGTCGTCCGCGGAGTAG
- a CDS encoding S8 family serine peptidase: MSTRTEGGRDRSQGRAGEPEDRTSADGRTGRVGRLAGGLALTAALALGQAGLLPAAAAPAVPAPPAPVATTAAPETADPAAAAFTGGRTTYLVEATTARAASRAARRAEADGGTVTRRYREVLEGFAAQLTPRQARTLRAQRGVLTVTPDRKIIANACPGCLPGALSHEEVANWGVLRLSSRTPVTLDPQEPGGPVYRFDSDGEGVTAVVLDTGVDAVPELGDRVRPGHDFVDDDRDARDCGGHGTRVAEIVAGDRTGVADRVAVVPLRVFDCSGTGSWSRVLAALDWTLRHRPDGPVVVNLSGAGHAFGLGDRAVRRVVAAGIPVVASAGNVRDDACRYSPARVPGVLTVGATDITDRRAATSDFGRCLDLFAPGVDIATTSGTVSGTSFAAAHATGAVARYLENHRRASPRAVAAALTAEATTGVVRDLRGSPDRLLHVADPVAPGAPVQVSWTVDDAADTATATWSPPAERGSAPLTGYLVCASPVQVFNSWPGPQCGRAAAGARTLTLGLEADGLFFEANGTYAFFVAALSKAGTGTPSPAAELRFAPSPPSDPTVVVSLQLDSGGILVQVTSNDAPWNGYVEYTVTRTGPDLWGEATRTETTTADAFFGGLVPGETYTFAVQARNVSGTSGVVTREIRYPG, from the coding sequence ATGAGCACGAGGACCGAGGGCGGGCGCGACCGCTCCCAGGGCAGAGCCGGCGAGCCTGAGGACCGGACGTCGGCGGACGGCCGCACCGGCAGGGTCGGCCGGCTGGCCGGGGGGCTGGCGCTCACCGCGGCGCTGGCGCTGGGCCAGGCCGGCCTGCTGCCGGCAGCGGCCGCGCCGGCGGTCCCGGCGCCGCCGGCCCCGGTCGCGACGACCGCGGCCCCGGAGACCGCGGACCCGGCGGCCGCCGCCTTTACGGGTGGGCGCACCACCTACCTGGTGGAGGCCACCACCGCGCGGGCGGCGTCCCGGGCGGCCCGGCGGGCCGAGGCCGACGGCGGCACGGTGACGCGGCGCTACCGCGAGGTGCTGGAGGGGTTCGCGGCGCAGCTGACGCCGCGGCAGGCCCGGACCCTGCGGGCCCAGCGCGGCGTCCTCACGGTGACGCCGGACCGCAAGATCATCGCCAACGCCTGCCCGGGCTGCCTGCCCGGCGCGCTGTCCCACGAGGAGGTCGCGAACTGGGGTGTGCTGCGGCTGTCCTCCCGCACCCCGGTCACCCTGGACCCCCAGGAGCCCGGCGGTCCGGTGTACCGCTTCGACAGCGACGGCGAGGGCGTGACCGCGGTCGTCCTCGACACCGGCGTCGACGCCGTGCCCGAGCTCGGCGACCGGGTGCGGCCCGGCCACGACTTCGTCGACGACGACCGCGACGCCCGCGACTGCGGCGGCCACGGCACGCGGGTCGCCGAGATCGTGGCGGGGGACCGCACCGGGGTGGCCGACCGGGTGGCGGTCGTGCCGCTGCGCGTCTTCGACTGCTCGGGCACCGGCTCCTGGAGCCGGGTGCTCGCCGCGCTCGACTGGACGCTGCGGCACCGCCCCGACGGCCCGGTGGTGGTGAACCTCAGCGGCGCCGGCCACGCGTTCGGCCTGGGGGACCGGGCGGTGCGCCGGGTCGTCGCCGCCGGCATCCCCGTCGTCGCCTCGGCGGGCAACGTCCGCGACGACGCCTGCCGCTACAGCCCGGCCCGGGTCCCGGGCGTGCTCACCGTCGGCGCGACCGACATCACCGACCGGCGGGCCGCCACCTCGGACTTCGGCCGCTGCCTCGACCTCTTCGCGCCGGGGGTGGACATCGCCACGACCTCCGGCACCGTCAGCGGCACGTCCTTCGCCGCCGCGCACGCCACCGGCGCGGTCGCCCGCTACCTGGAGAACCACCGCCGGGCCTCGCCGCGGGCCGTCGCCGCCGCGCTGACCGCCGAGGCCACCACGGGCGTCGTCCGGGACCTCCGCGGGTCACCGGACCGGCTGCTGCACGTGGCCGACCCGGTCGCCCCGGGAGCCCCGGTGCAGGTGAGCTGGACCGTCGACGACGCCGCCGACACCGCGACGGCGACCTGGTCGCCGCCGGCCGAGCGCGGCAGCGCCCCGCTCACCGGCTACCTGGTCTGCGCCAGTCCCGTCCAGGTCTTCAACTCCTGGCCGGGGCCGCAGTGCGGGCGGGCCGCAGCGGGCGCGCGCACGCTCACCCTCGGCCTCGAGGCCGACGGGCTGTTCTTCGAGGCCAACGGCACCTACGCGTTCTTCGTCGCCGCGCTCAGCAAGGCCGGCACCGGGACGCCCAGCCCGGCCGCCGAGCTGCGGTTCGCCCCCTCGCCGCCGTCCGACCCGACGGTGGTGGTCTCGCTGCAGCTGGACTCCGGCGGCATCCTCGTCCAGGTCACCTCCAACGACGCGCCCTGGAACGGCTACGTCGAGTACACGGTCACCCGCACCGGGCCCGACCTCTGGGGTGAGGCCACCCGCACGGAGACCACCACGGCCGACGCCTTCTTCGGCGGCCTGGTCCCGGGGGAGACCTACACCTTCGCCGTGCAGGCCCGGAACGTCTCGGGCACCAGCGGCGTGGTCACCCGGGAGATCCGCTACCCGGGCTGA